In Xanthomonas sp. SI, the following are encoded in one genomic region:
- a CDS encoding glycerophosphodiester phosphodiesterase family protein — protein MCYRKLLMGAAIWLPLMTATATDLPQRLRDPHGDALVVSHRACWKFASENTLDGIAACIAHGVDMVEVDVRTTRDGKLVLMHDERVDRTTDGHGAVAELDAAQIAALRVRSRGGGRRSTLTERHPPTLAQALAAARGRVLVNLDVKAAALDQVMDVVEAAGAQRDVLLNVPLDVPQAALQRAHAAGIALQVLYLQRDTALSPQQALRQAAALRPAVVQLMFEDPAVLDIAQRELAPSTRLFVNTMTNDIASGRPMRLSANYTDQRALRDPASVWGALRAHGVSMIQTDEPLALQRYLRESDMHR, from the coding sequence ATGTGCTACCGCAAACTGCTGATGGGCGCGGCGATCTGGCTGCCGCTGATGACCGCGACGGCGACGGATTTGCCGCAGCGCCTGCGCGATCCGCATGGCGATGCGCTGGTGGTGTCGCACCGCGCATGCTGGAAGTTCGCCTCGGAGAACACCCTCGATGGTATCGCCGCGTGCATCGCACACGGCGTGGACATGGTCGAGGTCGACGTGCGCACCACCCGCGACGGCAAGCTGGTGCTGATGCACGACGAGCGCGTGGATCGCACCACCGACGGCCATGGCGCGGTGGCCGAGCTGGACGCGGCGCAGATCGCCGCGTTGCGCGTGCGCAGCCGCGGCGGCGGCCGCAGAAGCACCCTGACCGAGCGCCACCCGCCGACGCTGGCACAGGCGCTGGCCGCGGCGCGCGGCCGGGTACTGGTGAACCTGGACGTCAAGGCCGCTGCGCTGGACCAGGTCATGGACGTGGTCGAGGCGGCCGGTGCGCAGCGCGACGTGCTGTTGAACGTGCCGCTGGACGTGCCGCAGGCCGCGCTGCAACGCGCGCACGCGGCCGGCATCGCGTTGCAGGTGCTGTACCTGCAACGCGACACCGCGCTGTCGCCGCAACAGGCGCTGCGCCAAGCCGCCGCGCTGCGTCCGGCGGTGGTGCAGTTGATGTTCGAGGATCCGGCGGTGCTGGATATCGCCCAACGCGAACTGGCGCCAAGCACGCGCCTGTTCGTCAACACGATGACCAACGACATCGCCAGCGGCCGGCCGATGCGGCTGTCGGCGAACTACACCGACCAGCGCGCGCTGCGCGATCCGGCCAGCGTCTGGGGCGCGCTGCGCGCGCATGGGGTGAGCATGATCCAGACCGACGAGCCATTGGCATTGCAACGCTACTTGCGCGAATCGGACATGCACCGGTAG
- a CDS encoding glycerophosphodiester phosphodiesterase family protein, whose protein sequence is MKSSKKRFKTLSLVLACASLTVLSGLASAAENWNPAHILNTMKSPYQGSRASVAVIAHRGLVGNGCPENSTCSILNTYNNNIEAIELDVKQSSDGQPWLFHDQNAGRVIAHSPAFNIFQPGNGWNPDIRTMTSHELVNSFLRDKDFAKTNYRPLPLANALDAVHHYANHMVVVLDLKTLDAVSRAADLALYLGMQNQVVLKFSASLLPRTPSDITRYTKGVAFAPTVYAGDMDRLADGGYTGRCGTTSTNTPFCRVNAWIDQARGEKGFAWLEIGNKQPRRSDPTAELLAGEQANHRALGAFSPVPEYRLGSHDGQHYVRSNGTCCAALSDYLTRTKYFGNEVADDRSDFGLQALSGFTSIISDDPLSITRSHIFRNTSRYE, encoded by the coding sequence ATGAAATCGTCCAAGAAACGCTTCAAGACCTTATCGCTCGTATTGGCCTGCGCCTCGCTGACCGTGTTGTCCGGCCTCGCCTCGGCGGCCGAGAACTGGAATCCAGCCCACATCCTCAACACCATGAAAAGCCCCTACCAGGGCAGCCGCGCCAGCGTCGCGGTGATCGCGCATCGCGGCCTGGTCGGCAACGGCTGCCCGGAAAATTCCACCTGCTCCATCCTCAACACCTACAACAACAACATCGAAGCGATCGAACTGGACGTCAAGCAGTCCTCCGACGGGCAGCCGTGGTTGTTCCACGACCAGAACGCCGGCCGCGTGATCGCGCATTCGCCTGCCTTCAACATCTTCCAGCCGGGCAACGGCTGGAATCCGGACATCCGCACCATGACCAGCCACGAGTTGGTCAATTCGTTCCTGCGCGACAAGGACTTCGCCAAGACCAACTACCGCCCGCTGCCGCTGGCCAACGCATTGGATGCCGTGCACCACTACGCCAATCACATGGTCGTGGTGCTGGACCTGAAGACCCTGGACGCGGTGTCGCGTGCAGCAGACCTGGCCCTCTACTTGGGCATGCAGAACCAGGTGGTACTGAAGTTCAGCGCCTCGCTGCTGCCGCGCACGCCTAGCGACATCACCCGTTACACCAAGGGCGTGGCGTTCGCACCGACCGTCTACGCTGGCGACATGGACAGGCTCGCCGACGGCGGCTATACCGGCCGATGCGGAACGACCAGCACCAACACGCCGTTCTGCCGCGTCAATGCGTGGATCGACCAGGCCCGCGGCGAGAAAGGCTTCGCCTGGCTGGAAATCGGCAACAAGCAACCGCGCCGCAGCGACCCGACTGCCGAACTGCTGGCCGGCGAGCAGGCCAATCACCGCGCGCTCGGTGCGTTCTCGCCGGTGCCCGAGTACCGCCTCGGCAGCCACGACGGCCAGCACTACGTGCGCAGCAACGGGACCTGCTGCGCGGCGTTGAGCGACTACCTGACGCGCACCAAGTACTTCGGCAACGAAGTCGCCGACG